The Polynucleobacter sp. JS-Mosq-20-D10 region CACCACGCACCCCTCGTAAATCTTTAGAAGATCTACCAGCATCCCCCCAAGAAACCTTAGCACCAAGACCACGACAATCGATGACCCAATCGTAACCATTCTCTTTTGTACGAAGTAGCTCAGAATCAGCAGCTTGATTCCAATGACAAGGCACCTTCATTAAAGTCAGCTCAACTAATAAAGCCTCCAGTAGTTGGCGGTTATCGAGCTGGCCTTCATTGGGAAGGTAGAGGCCTTGGGTAAAGCGCTCAGCAACACTAGGCTCGATTTCTGCAAGAGACTGACTATCCAAAGGAATCGGTTTAGACAGGGACTGATTTTGATCGCAATTTCTTTCTAGATGAGAGGCAAAGCGTTCTGCATCACTAGCATCTTGCCGATGCCATAAGATGAGTGTGCCATTCTGCTGAAAATACACCGGCTTCGCCAATTCATCGATGAGTTGTTTCCAGCGCGGCAGACTGTAAACACCCATACGTACAACGTTATCTTTTGTAATGGCCGACTCTGCCAATGGAGCTAACATAGCAGCCGCAATCCGAGCCGCCGCTGAGTTGCCATCCGAGCCACCTTTCTCAAACAGCTCTACCTGAGCACCTCGCTTAGCAAGTGCGACCGCTAGCAGCCGACCCATGAGGCCGGCGCCAACGATGGCGTATTTGCCGTTTGAGAATGCGTGACTCACTTACTGATAAATCTCGCTACCGCGCTTACGAAACTCAGCTGACATCTCTTCCATGCCTTTTGCTGGATCACTAGAGCCTTCTGCAGTAATCGGGATCACTTTCGACTTAGGATTGCCATCCGCATCTAATGTGGCAGCGTAGTCACGTACTTCTTGTGTGATCTTCATCGAGCAGAACTTCGGCCCACACATTGAGCAGAAATGCGCGATCTTCGCGCCTTCTGCAGGCAAGGTGGCATCGTGGTACTCACGGGCACGCTCAGGGTCTAGACCAAGATTAAATTGGTCTTCCCAGCGGAACTCGAAGCGGGCTTTAGATAAAGCGTTATCTCGCACTTGAGCGCCTGGTAAACCTTTGGCCAAGTCTGCACCATGGGCTGCAATTTTGTAAGTGATGATGCCAGTTCGGACATCTTCTTTATCCGGCAAACCTAGATGCTCTTTTGGTGTGACATAGCAAAGCATCGCCGTGCCGTACCAACCAATTTGCGCAGCACCAATACCGCTGGTGATGTGATCATAACCAGGAGCGATATCGGTAATCAATGGTCCGAGAGTATAGAAGGGTGCTTCTAGACAGTGCTTTAATTCCTCGGTCATATTTTCTTCAATACGCTGCATTGGCACGTGACCAGGACCTTCAATCATGACTTGCACATCATGCTTCCAGGCTTTGGCAGTGAGTTCACCAAGGGTCCGAAGCTCACCAAACTGCGCGGCATCATTCGAGTCAGCAATGCAGCCAGGACGTAAGCCATCACCTAAGCTAAATGACACGTCATAGGCTTTCATAATTTCGCAAATCTCATCGAACTTGGTATAGAGGAAGTTTTCTTTATGATGAGCCAAGCACCACTTCGCCATGATGGATCCGCCTCGAGAGACGATGCCAGTAATGCGGTCAGCAGTTAAAGGTACATAGCGTAGTAATACGCCCGCATGAATGGTGAAGTAGTCGACACCTTGCTCAGCTTGTTCTATTAAGGTGTCGCGGAACATTTCCCAGGTGAGGTCTTCTGCAATACCGCCGGTCTTATCGAGCGCCTGGTAGATTGGAACTGTACCAATCGGAACTGGTGAGTTGCGAATAATCCACTCACGAGTTTCATGAATATGCTTTCCTGTAGAAAGATCCATGATCGTATCCGCACCCCAACGGATTGACCACACCATTTTTTCTACTTCTTCATTAATAGAAGAAGTCACAGCAGAGTTACCCAAGTTGCCGTTAATTTTCACGCGGAAGTTACGACCAATAATCATTGGCTCCAGTTCAGGGTGATTAATGTTGGCTGGAATAATCGCACGACCGGCTGCGATTTCAGAGCGCACGAATTCACCAGTAACGATGTCAGGAAGATTCGCACCGTAGCTCTTACCAGGGTGTTGCTTGAGCAGTTGTTTGTATTCAGGGTTCTTGCGCAATTGCTCAAGACCCATGGATTCACGCAGAGCAACGTATTCCATTTCGGGAGTCACGATGCCTTTGCGGGCGTAATACATTTGGCTCACATTCTGCCCGGCTTTGGCAACACGAGGAGGGTTAATATGGGCGAAACGCAAATTCTGCGTAGCCGCATCTTGTGAGCGGGCAACACCGTACTCAGAGCTTGGTCCGGCTAACTGAACTGTGTCACCACGTTCTTCGATCCAGTTTTTGCGCAATAAAGGTAAGCCTTTTTCAAGATTGATTACGATCTCTGGGTCACTGTAAGGGCCTGATGTGTCATAAACCGGCACAGGGGGATTGGAAACCATTTCTTCACCAACGCGGGTTGATAATTGCTCAATCATACGAATCGGCGCTTTGATATCTGGACGTGAGCCCTCTAGGTAGGTTTTAGTAGAGGCGGGGTAGGCAAATTTTTGGCCAAAGTCTCGCTCTAAGCTTTTTAAGCTAGGAATTTCTTGTTTTGATTTTGTGTTGGTATCACTCATGTCCATCTCCTGACTGTTTTTAGATGGACGAAACCGGGTGACGGTCTGATGGAAAACTCCCCACGCCAGCATTACCTGGATCGGGTTATAGGGTCTTTCTCAGCGCCTCGTAGCAAAAAAACTCGAGGGCACCCCTGTTTCATCCTTAGATGTTATTTAACCACGAAATGCCCTAAAGCTGGGTGATCAAAATCAAGCGCTTAAATCCAGTGTAGAGAGATTTAGTCCGTCTTGGTATTGCGCAGAATGAAATCCGCAGTCACAAAGGCGGCATCGCTAGTAAATTCATCAGCCAAAATGCGGGCTGCAGCCTCTGAAAGCGAGATTTCAATAAAACCACTCACTTCTCCATCATGATTGGTAGGTGCAAAATTATCCGCCAGCTCTAGGTCATAAATATAGAGCTGCTCATCATGAAAGCCTCGTCCCTGTATGGGGCGGCGCATATGTATGCGACCCACGGGATCAATGTGATCGGAAATCTGGGGTGGCACACCCGCTTCTTCCCATAATTCTCTACGGGCATTAACCCGAGGGGTTTCATCCGCCCCAATACCCCCTGCTGCTAGGTTATCGAGACGGCCAGGGTCAGTAGACTTGGTTTCACTACGTCGCCCAAGCCACAGATTACCGGCCTTGGTGTAGCCATTGATATGGGTTGCCATGCTGCGAAAGCCAAAAGCGCGGAAGGCAGAGCGTTCCAAGCGGAAGTATTCGTGACCATTTTGGTCAATCCAGGCGAAGTCCTCATTCCTCCACCCCGGAATCAGCCCGCCATGACGCATCCGATCGGCTATTTTCGAGAGACTCTCGGAGAGTGCTAAGGGTTTTGCATTGTTAATTGTTAGGCGATCTTGGCCGAGTTCGACATGAGGTATCGGACTTTCCCCCAAAGATTCTTGTAAATAGTTTGTGAAATCAGGGTCTAGGTACCCAATAACCTGTCCAGCCGTGTATCCACCCAAGAAATGGATAGGCAAGTAATCTGGTGGAGCGGGCCTTGCAGTATTTTGGAGTAATTCTTCTAGGGCGGCGATGGCGCTAGGTGTGAGCTTATTGTTGAGCTTATGCATGCCTTGAGTGTAAGAGAAATTAAAAAAACAATAAAAACTTATCTAAAAATCTATAAACAAATTTGAGTTGTCAATAATTTTTTACGCACATTTTTCTTTATAGGTAGATGCTCATAAATTAAGCAAGCTAGGTCACACTATACAAATCTGCGACTTACGAAAACTTTTGGGTATTTATCCACACAAGCTGTGGATAAGTTCTGATCGAGAAGTGGTCCCGCCGACAGGAATCGAACCTGTATCCCACGCTTAGGAGGCATGTGCACTATCCATTGTGCTACGGCAAGATTGAAAAAAAAGTAAAACGTTTTATAAAAAAGATGTTAAGGCAATCTTCATTATCCACCGATTACCAGCCACACAGTGCCCACACTTGATTGGTGATTGCGACAGTCAACTCTGGTGCAAAGTATGTAGAGAAAATAATTCCCAACATGACAACCGCCAGAGCAAACGAAACGAAGCGCGAAATAGAAATGGTCATTAAAAAATTAAGTGGTAGCAAGGCGATGAATTGCTCGCTCTTTCACTGGCAGATTGATTAAGAATGCAAACACACCTAAGGCAATCGCAATATTCCAAACGATCAGGTAGGAGCCAGTGCGATCAAATAGATAGCCACCAAAATAAGCTCCGCAGAAGCTGCCAAGTTGATGGGAGAAGAACACAAGACCAGAGAGCATGGAGAGGTACTTCACGCCAAAAATTTGCGCAACGATTGAATTGGTTAATGGGATGGTAGATAGCCACAAGAAGCCCATGATGGCTGCAAAGATATAGGTAGTAGTCGGGCTTAAAGGCAAATAAACAAAAGCGATGATTGCAATAGACCTGCTGATATAGATACCAGACAAAAGGTAGTGCTTTGGGAAGCGTTGCCCCAAGATTCCTGCGGCGTAGGTTCCAAAAATATTAAATAGACCAATCAATGCGAGGGCGGTAGTAGCTACAAAAGGTGCGCCAACATCAGGATACATCTTGGATAAATCTTTTAGGTAGGGCGCTAAGTGAACTGCAATAAACACCACCTGAAATCCGCAAACAAAATAACCCAAAGTGAGCAATCTAAAACTAGGGTAAGTCATCGCCTCTTTTAAGGCTTCTTTAATAGTTTGATTATTTTCTTGCTGCATATTTGCGGCATTGGGTTCGCGCAACATAAAGGCAATCGGAATCATGAGGCTTGCCATGAGCGCCAATACGAGTAGCGCATCATTGGCACCCAAGTTTGACAGCAAGCCTTGCTCAACCGGAATCATTAAAAATTGTCCGAATGATCCGGCTGCTGCTGTGATGCCCATGGCCCACACTCTTTTTTCAGGAGCAACGTTGCGACCTAAGATGCCGTACACCACGCTATAGGTGGTCGCAGTTTGCGCAAGACCGATTAGCAATCCACCAGCAAATGTAAAACTCAGAGCATCGGTAGAGATCGCCATACCAGCCAAACCCAGTGCATAGAGTGCACCCCCGGCAATCATAATTTTGAGCGCGCCGTAACGATCAGCCAATGCCCCGGTGATGGGTTGAACTGCGCCCCAAATTAAATTTTGTAAAGCGATAGTTAGGGCAAAGGTCTCTCGCCCCCAATCATTGGCAAAGGTAATGGGTAGGTTAAAGAGGCCGAATCCATGACGTATACCCATTGAAAATGTCACCATCAAACCACCATAAATCAACACTTGTCTGAGAGTTAATTTTTGACTTGAGTGACTTGTATACATAGTAATTAGGTAATGCCTTTTATTTGTAACTCGGCAATAGCTTGTGGGCTCAGGTTCAAGCGCTCACGGAGAATCTCATCCGTATGCTGTCCTAAAGTGGGTGGGGCCATACGGACTTCAACAGGGGTCTCTGACAAGCGCATTGGACTGGCAACAAGCTTTATCACCCCCGCAGTGGGATGTGGAACCTGAATTTGGACGCCTCGTGCCTCTACTTGTTCATTGTCAAAGACTTCTTCAAAGTTATTGATTGGTCCACAGGGTACATTTGCTGCCTCTAAAAGGCTTATCCACTCAGCCTTGGTTTTTCGGCGAGTCATGATTTCTAGTAATGAAATTAATGACTTGCGATTCTCAACGCGGAGGGGATTGTTAATATAGAGAGGGTTTTCAGCCAAATGGGCCTCACCACCTGCAGTAACAAAGTGCTTAAATTGACCGTCATTACCAACTCCCACAATGATCCAGCCGTCTGAGGTCGGGAAAGTTTGATAGGGAACAATAATGGGTGAGGCATTACCCCATCGACGGGGTACTTTATCTGAGCATAAGTAGGCGCTTGAAACATTGGCCATCACAGCAATTTGGGTATCCAAGAGGGCCATGTCGATGTGTTGACCTTGGCCCGTCTTGTCCCGATGCACAACGGCAGCCAAAATGGCTGTGCTGGCATACATTCCGGTAAAGATGTCGGCTATAGCAACCCCAGCCTTTTGAGGGCTAGCCCCTTCAAAATCATCCGCTTCCCCAGTAACACTCATAAAACCACCCATTCCCTGGATGATGAAATCATAGCCAGGGCGATGCGCATAGGGTCCATTTTGGCCAAAACCAGTAATGGAGCAATAAATGAGGTCAGATTTGACCTTTTTCAAGCTTTCATAATCTAAGCTGTACTTAGCCAGATCACCAACTTTGTAGTTTTCAATAACGATGTCAGACTCTTTGACGAGCTCGCGAATAATTTCTTGGCCCTCAGATTTGCTGATATCAACCGTAATTGAGCGTTTATTGCGGTTAATACAGATGAAATAGGCTGTTTCTGCAGTGTCATTCCCCCGCGCATCCTTAACAAAAGGGGGCCCCCAATGTCGGGTATCATCCCCGACGCCTGGACGTTCCACTTTAATTACATCTGCACCAAGATCGGCGAGGTTTTGTGCGCACCACGGACCAGCAAGTACACGACTGAGGTCTAAAACGCGAATATGACTTAATGCTCCCATCCCGCAATTTTGACATGAAAAAAAGGGTCATTCAGGAAAATTCAGGTTTTCGTTCAGACATGACTACAATTTGCGCGCATGGCTACCCGTAAAACATCCGAATACAGCGAATCATCAATTCAAGTCCTAAAAGGGCTCGAACCCGTCCGTCAGCGGCCGGGAATGTACACCCGCACTGACAATCCCTTGCACATTATTCAAGAGGTGCTTGATAACGCCTCTGACGAGGCATTAGGTGGGTTTGGCAAGCAAATCATCGTTACTTTGCATGCTGATAGCAGTGTGAGCGTAGAGGACGATGGCCGCGGGATTCCAGTCGGCATTCATCCGACTGAGAAGCTCCCTGTAGTAGAAATCGTCTTCACCCAACTTCATGCTGGCGGTAAATTCGAAAAAGGCACCGGTGGTGCTTATGCCTTCTCTGGTGGTTTGCACGGTGTCGGTGTCTCAGTTACCAATGCCTTATCTAAACGCCTAGAAGTTACCGTATGGCGTGAGGGTCAAGTCTCTACATTGACCTTTGCGGATGGCAAAGTAATTGAAAAGCTCAAAACCAGCGCCGCTGGCAAAGAGGATAAATCGCACGGTACACGTGTACGTGCATGGCCTGATGGCAAGTACTTTGATAGTGCAGCTATTCCCATGCCTGAACTCATTCGCCTGTTGCGCTCTAAGGCAGTCTTATTGCCCGGCGTAAAAGTGACCCTGATTCAAGAAAAGTCTGGCGAGAGCCAAACTTGGCAATATGCTCAAGGCTTACGCGGCTACTTAAATGAAGCCATGGCTCAAGCAGGTCATGGCGCAGAAGTGATTCCTCCATTCGAAGGTGAGCAATACGCTACTGGTAACGGTGACGATGATTCCTTTGCTGAAGGCGAGGGCGCAGCCTGGGTTGTAACCTGGACTGAAGATGGCGCACCCGTGCGTGAGAGTTATGTGAACTTGATACCGACTCCCGCAGGCGGAACGCATGAAAGTGGTCTACGTGAAGGTCTCTTTAATGCCGTCAAAGGTTTTATTGAGATGCACGCTTTGCAGCCAAAGGGTGTGAAGCTCATGCCTGAGGACGTCTTTGCGCGCGCTTCATTTATTTTGTCAGCCAAGGTATTGGATCCACAATTTCAGGGGCAAATTAAAGAGCGTCTGAACTCTAGAGACGCAGTGCGTTTAGTTTCTGGCTATGCTAAATCTGCATTAGAGCTTTGGCTTAACGAACATGTGGATTACGGTCGCAAACTAGCGGACTTAGTCATTAAACAAGCCCAAGCAAGAACCCGTGCCGGACAAAAAGTGGAGAAGAAAAAATCTTCCGGTGTGGCAGTTCTACCTGGAAAGCTCACTGATTGTGAAAGCCAAGACATTGGCATGAATGAAATCTTCCTCGTCGAGGGTGATTCAGCGGGCGGCTCAGCTAAGATGGGTCGCAATAAAGAGTATCAAGCTATCCTGCCTTTACGCGGCAAGGTCCTTAATACCTGGGAAGCAGAACGCGATCGCTTATTTGCAAATAATGAAGTGCATGATATTGCTGTAGCAATTGGCGTGGACCCGCATGGTGCAAATGACACGCCTGATTTATCAAATTTACGTTACGGCAAGGTATGCATCTTGTCTGATGCGGACGTCGATGGTGCGCATATTCAGGTATTGCTCCTCACCTTGTTCTATAAGCATTTCCCCAAGTTAATTGAATTGGGGCATATTCATATTTCTAGACCACCCTTATTTAGAGTGGATGCGCCAGCGCGTGGCAAAAAACCGGCACAAAAGATTTACGCACTTGATGCAAGCGAACTGCAAGCAATTGAAGATAAGTTGCGTAAAGATGGCGTCAAAGAGTCTGCTTGGCAAATTTCTCGCTTTAAAGGTTTGGGCGAGATGAGTGCCGAACAACTGTGGGATACCACCCTCAATCCAGATACGCGCCGTCTCTTACCGGTGACCTTAGGCGCATGGACAGAAGATGAAACAATTAAAACAATGGATATGTTGATGGGTAAATCTGAATCCGGGGCACGTCGCGATTGGTTGGAAGAGCGTGGCAACGAGGTAGAGGCGGACATCTAATGGCGATTAAAAAAACTCCGGGTGGTAATAAACCAGCAGAGCAAGCAGACTTATTTGCAGGTGAGCCAATTGAAATGAATATCGTGGAAGTGGATAAGCCCATTTCAGTTCAGGCAGGCGGACCGAATGATCCTCATGATCCAAAAAAGATTGAGCTCAATGAGGATGACAAAGACAGCCTCACGCTAGCCGTCTACGCTGAGCGCGCTTACTTAGATTACGCCATTAGCGTCGTCAAAGGTCGTGCATTACCGGATGTATCCGATGGTCAAAAGCCAGTTCAACGCCGCATTCTGTTTTCGATGAGCGAGATGGGTTTACGTGCTGATGCTAAGCCCGTTAAGAGTGCTCGTGTTGTTGGTGATGTATTGGGTAAATTCCATCCACATGGTGATCAATCTGCCTATGACGCATTAGTACGTCTTGCACAGAGTTTCTCATTACGTTATCCACTGATTGATGGCCAAGGTAACTTTGGCTCACGTGATGGTGATGGTGCAGCGGCAATGCGTTACACCGAAGCACGTTTAACCAAGATTGCCGGTTTGTTGCTCAGTGAGATTGACGAAGGTACGGTCGATTTTGCTCCGAACTACGATGGATCTTTCCAGGAGCCTAAGTTGTTGCCAGCACGCTTACCCTTCGTTCTATTGAACGGTGCATCGGGTATCGCGGTAGGCATGGCGACGGAGATTCCTTCGCACAATTTACGTGAAGTCGCTAGTGCAGCTATTGCCTTGATGAAGTCTCCGAAAATGAGTACTTCAGAGCTGCTAGAAATCATGCCTGGACCAGACTATCCAGGTGGCGGTCAAATTATTTCTTCTCCAGCGGAGATTGCGCAGATCTATGAAGCAGGTCGTGGAAGTTTAAAAGTTCGTGCGCGCTGGTCTGTTGAGGAATTGGCTCGTGGCCAGTGGCAGATTGTGGTCAATGAACTGCCACCATCAACTTCATCGCAGCGCGTATTGCAAGAGATTGAAGAGATTACGAATCCTAAGGTGAAAGTTGGTAAGAAGACTTTAACTCCCGAGCAAAGCAATCTCAAATCCACCATTCTGAATGTCCTTGATGGCGTGCGCGATGAATCTAGTAAAGATGCTGCCGTGCGTTTGGTATTTGAGCCCAAGAGTAAAAATATTGATGTCAACGAGTTTGCCAACTTGCTGCTAGCTCACACATCACTAGAGTCCAATGCACCAATGAATTTAGTCATGATTGGTACTGATGGACGTCCACGACAAAAAGGCCTTAAAGAAATTATTTCCGAATGGATTTCTTTCCGAGTTGGCACGGTTACACGGCGTACTCAACATCGTTTAGGTAAGGTGAATGATCGGATGCATATTTTGGAAGGGCGCTTAATCGTTCTTCTGAACATTGATAAGGTCATTAAGATCATTCGCAATAGTGATGAACCTAAGGCTGACCTCATAAAAGAGTTCAAGCTGAGTGATCGTCAAGCGGAAGATATTTTAGATATTCGCTTGCGTCAGTTGGCCCGCCTTGAAGGCATCAAGATTGAGCAAGAGTTGAAAGCGCTCAAGTCTGAGCGTGATGATCTTGAAGGTTTATTGCAGAGCGATACCATTCTACGCAAGCGCATCATCAAAGAAATCGAATCCGATATGAAAGATTTTGGTGATGATCGCCGAACCCTTATTCAAGAAGATAAGCGCGCTGTAGCTGAAACTAAAGTCTTAGATGAGCCAGTCACCGTGATCGTGTCACAAAAAGGTTGGGTGCGCGTACGCCAAGGTCATGAACATGATGCAACGCAGTTTGCCTTTAAAGCGGGTGATGCCTTGTATGGTACTTTTGAGTGCCGCACGGTTGATGTGATGCAAGGTTTTGGCAGTGATGGCCGCGTATATACAGTGCCAGTGAGTGAGTTGCCGGGTGCACGAGGGGATGGCTCACCGCTAACCAGTTTTGTGAACTTAGCTGCTGGATCGCAAATGGTTGCCTACTATGCTGGTCAGTCGGATGATCTCGTGCTGATTTCCACTAGATCAGGTAACGGCTTTCTTGCAAATGTGGCAGACATGTCTACCCGTAATAAGGCTGGTAAATCATTTGTTGGTATCGACAGTAAATTTCCTGGCGGTGATGCACCTCTCGGAGCCGCTAAGGTCACGGCAGGCATGAAGCAGGTAGCCTGCTTGTCTGAAAGCTCTAAGTTATTGGTCTTCCCGCTTGATGAGCTAAAGCGTTTACCTACTGGTGGTAAAGGTGTCATTCTGATGGGCTTAGATGATAAAGAGAGGTTGGCCTCGGCAATTGCGGTCGGACCTGATGGCGCTACGTATTCAGGTGCGGGACGCGCTGGTAAGCCAACGGAGTTAAGTCTTGATGCGAAAACCTTGAAGTCGTTTGCAGGTAATCGTGCCCGTAAGGGTCACTTTGTCGAACCAAGACTCAAAGACGGCAAGCTCAAAGCGAACTAAGAAGCTAAGCCAGTTTTACTGAATTAAAAACCCGGTCATGAGTTGATCGGGTTCTTTATTTTGCTTAAACCTTTTGGGGAATTGGTACGCCGTACTTGACTGCAATGACTTCAGCCAAGATCGATACGGCAATCTCTGGTGGAGTCAAAGCACCAATGAATAGGCCAACGGGTCCGTGAAGACCTTCAACTTGCTCCTGTGTCACATCAAATTCCAGTAAACGGGCTTTTCGTTTCTGAGTATTGATTCTGCTACCCAGCGCTCCCACATAAAAAGCGGGGGACTTCAATGCCTCCATTAAAGCCATGTCATCCAGCTTAGGATCATGCGTTAAGGCAACCACCGCCGTATGGGAGTCAACCCCAATTTCGAGCAGCACATCATCTGGCATACCCTTCATAAACTGAATCTGTTCACGATTGATGCCTTCTGCATATTCTTCGCGCGGGTCAATGACGATCACTTCAAAGTCCGACGCGAGAGCAAAGTCAGCGGTATACAGTGATAGCTGTCCCGCGCCAATGATTACCATGCGCCAGCGGGGGCCGTAAGTAGTTTTCATCAAGCGCTCATCGCAGATGAATGCTGCATTTCGATTGCCAGCTTCGAGCGTAGATTTTCCAGTCGCAAGATCTACTGTGCGTGAAGTAATTTGGTGATTGCTGATGGACTCCAGAATGGACTCCAAAATAGCCAGTTCTGGTTTTGGCTCGACGAGTAATCGTAGCGTTCCACCACAGGGCAGGCCAAAGCGGGCGGCCTCTTGCTGACTAACGCCATAGACCACCATTTCTGGTAAATCTCGAGTGAGGATTTCGGTTTGCACTCGACGAATCAGATCATCCTCGACACATCCACCAGAGACTGATCCAGTGACTTGCCCATCACTTCGAATAGCTAGCCAGGAGCCAACAGGTCTTGGAGCAGAGCCCCATGTCTGCACAACTGTGGCAATGGCTACCGGATGGCCCGATTTGAGCCAATCTACCGCGGCTTTTAATACGCTTAAATCGGTACTATTCATTTCCTGTCTTCAATTTCATGCTGTCAATTTCTTACGTTTAATTTTTTTATTTATTATTTCTCACCATCAACCTATTTATTATCTCTCTAATGACAAGTTCTAGCCCATCAACCCAAGATTCAGAAGTACGTATGGCTGTGCTGTTGCTGGCAGCAGGCGAGGGTAGTCGGCTCGGCAAGTATCCCAAAGTCTTACTTCACCAGGGAGGGAGGACTCTATTGGAGTGTTTTGCAAGTGCAATTCAAGGATTTGGTCTTGTCGAATTCATCGTGGTCACTGGCTTTCATGCTCAGTTAGTTGAGCCTGAGATAGCCAAGATCAATTCCTCTTTGGCTTATCCGATGAAGATCATTAAAAATGTTTCACCAGAGGAGGGTCAGTCATCCTCTGTTCGCTTGGGTCTGGAAACATT contains the following coding sequences:
- a CDS encoding FAD-dependent oxidoreductase, with product MSHAFSNGKYAIVGAGLMGRLLAVALAKRGAQVELFEKGGSDGNSAAARIAAAMLAPLAESAITKDNVVRMGVYSLPRWKQLIDELAKPVYFQQNGTLILWHRQDASDAERFASHLERNCDQNQSLSKPIPLDSQSLAEIEPSVAERFTQGLYLPNEGQLDNRQLLEALLVELTLMKVPCHWNQAADSELLRTKENGYDWVIDCRGLGAKVSWGDAGRSSKDLRGVRGEVIRLHAPEVKLRRPTRLIHPRYPIYIAPKEDDVYVVGATEIESEDLSPMSVRSALELLSAVYTVHSGFAEARILEMATQCRPTLKDNLPKITVDRKPNQAGLMMINGLYRHGFMISPAILDCALEVLDSGFSSTAVDLGLQVTASADQELSTCA
- the thiC gene encoding phosphomethylpyrimidine synthase ThiC codes for the protein MSDTNTKSKQEIPSLKSLERDFGQKFAYPASTKTYLEGSRPDIKAPIRMIEQLSTRVGEEMVSNPPVPVYDTSGPYSDPEIVINLEKGLPLLRKNWIEERGDTVQLAGPSSEYGVARSQDAATQNLRFAHINPPRVAKAGQNVSQMYYARKGIVTPEMEYVALRESMGLEQLRKNPEYKQLLKQHPGKSYGANLPDIVTGEFVRSEIAAGRAIIPANINHPELEPMIIGRNFRVKINGNLGNSAVTSSINEEVEKMVWSIRWGADTIMDLSTGKHIHETREWIIRNSPVPIGTVPIYQALDKTGGIAEDLTWEMFRDTLIEQAEQGVDYFTIHAGVLLRYVPLTADRITGIVSRGGSIMAKWCLAHHKENFLYTKFDEICEIMKAYDVSFSLGDGLRPGCIADSNDAAQFGELRTLGELTAKAWKHDVQVMIEGPGHVPMQRIEENMTEELKHCLEAPFYTLGPLITDIAPGYDHITSGIGAAQIGWYGTAMLCYVTPKEHLGLPDKEDVRTGIITYKIAAHGADLAKGLPGAQVRDNALSKARFEFRWEDQFNLGLDPERAREYHDATLPAEGAKIAHFCSMCGPKFCSMKITQEVRDYAATLDADGNPKSKVIPITAEGSSDPAKGMEEMSAEFRKRGSEIYQ
- a CDS encoding NUDIX hydrolase family protein, with the translated sequence MHKLNNKLTPSAIAALEELLQNTARPAPPDYLPIHFLGGYTAGQVIGYLDPDFTNYLQESLGESPIPHVELGQDRLTINNAKPLALSESLSKIADRMRHGGLIPGWRNEDFAWIDQNGHEYFRLERSAFRAFGFRSMATHINGYTKAGNLWLGRRSETKSTDPGRLDNLAAGGIGADETPRVNARRELWEEAGVPPQISDHIDPVGRIHMRRPIQGRGFHDEQLYIYDLELADNFAPTNHDGEVSGFIEISLSEAAARILADEFTSDAAFVTADFILRNTKTD
- a CDS encoding MFS transporter, coding for MYTSHSSQKLTLRQVLIYGGLMVTFSMGIRHGFGLFNLPITFANDWGRETFALTIALQNLIWGAVQPITGALADRYGALKIMIAGGALYALGLAGMAISTDALSFTFAGGLLIGLAQTATTYSVVYGILGRNVAPEKRVWAMGITAAAGSFGQFLMIPVEQGLLSNLGANDALLVLALMASLMIPIAFMLREPNAANMQQENNQTIKEALKEAMTYPSFRLLTLGYFVCGFQVVFIAVHLAPYLKDLSKMYPDVGAPFVATTALALIGLFNIFGTYAAGILGQRFPKHYLLSGIYISRSIAIIAFVYLPLSPTTTYIFAAIMGFLWLSTIPLTNSIVAQIFGVKYLSMLSGLVFFSHQLGSFCGAYFGGYLFDRTGSYLIVWNIAIALGVFAFLINLPVKERAIHRLATT
- a CDS encoding CaiB/BaiF CoA-transferase family protein; protein product: MGALSHIRVLDLSRVLAGPWCAQNLADLGADVIKVERPGVGDDTRHWGPPFVKDARGNDTAETAYFICINRNKRSITVDISKSEGQEIIRELVKESDIVIENYKVGDLAKYSLDYESLKKVKSDLIYCSITGFGQNGPYAHRPGYDFIIQGMGGFMSVTGEADDFEGASPQKAGVAIADIFTGMYASTAILAAVVHRDKTGQGQHIDMALLDTQIAVMANVSSAYLCSDKVPRRWGNASPIIVPYQTFPTSDGWIIVGVGNDGQFKHFVTAGGEAHLAENPLYINNPLRVENRKSLISLLEIMTRRKTKAEWISLLEAANVPCGPINNFEEVFDNEQVEARGVQIQVPHPTAGVIKLVASPMRLSETPVEVRMAPPTLGQHTDEILRERLNLSPQAIAELQIKGIT
- a CDS encoding DNA topoisomerase IV subunit B → MATRKTSEYSESSIQVLKGLEPVRQRPGMYTRTDNPLHIIQEVLDNASDEALGGFGKQIIVTLHADSSVSVEDDGRGIPVGIHPTEKLPVVEIVFTQLHAGGKFEKGTGGAYAFSGGLHGVGVSVTNALSKRLEVTVWREGQVSTLTFADGKVIEKLKTSAAGKEDKSHGTRVRAWPDGKYFDSAAIPMPELIRLLRSKAVLLPGVKVTLIQEKSGESQTWQYAQGLRGYLNEAMAQAGHGAEVIPPFEGEQYATGNGDDDSFAEGEGAAWVVTWTEDGAPVRESYVNLIPTPAGGTHESGLREGLFNAVKGFIEMHALQPKGVKLMPEDVFARASFILSAKVLDPQFQGQIKERLNSRDAVRLVSGYAKSALELWLNEHVDYGRKLADLVIKQAQARTRAGQKVEKKKSSGVAVLPGKLTDCESQDIGMNEIFLVEGDSAGGSAKMGRNKEYQAILPLRGKVLNTWEAERDRLFANNEVHDIAVAIGVDPHGANDTPDLSNLRYGKVCILSDADVDGAHIQVLLLTLFYKHFPKLIELGHIHISRPPLFRVDAPARGKKPAQKIYALDASELQAIEDKLRKDGVKESAWQISRFKGLGEMSAEQLWDTTLNPDTRRLLPVTLGAWTEDETIKTMDMLMGKSESGARRDWLEERGNEVEADI